In Miscanthus floridulus cultivar M001 chromosome 19, ASM1932011v1, whole genome shotgun sequence, the DNA window AGGGAAGAAAGAAGAGTGGGAGCAGAGGATCTGGATGGGGGAGTTGTGAATGGCACCAGGAGATAAAACTTGCATTTGTAAAACATGGTTTTTCTTGATACAGTTTCCTAGGGTATAGAAACCAGTATTGGTTTCTGCATTGTGTCACAATCTACAATGATTGTGAGTGCCCTCACGATTGTCCGAGATGAAGTCCAAGAACGCTTCATGACATCTCCAGACGTTCAGCGAGCATAGTCGCCAACACATGTTCATACTTGTTTTATTGTGGACTGTTACTTCTGTTATAACATGCTGATGCTGTCGATTCTAGTATGATGAAATCATCAAAGTGATCTTTATTTCATCACTTCCAAATAGTTTAATTTGCATCTTTTGGTACTGGAGGCAAAGGACGACTCGTCGTCAACAACAATGCACGCACGGCGACGTTGTTCCATGACAtgacactgagtcactgacatcatCTCCAAACCTTGGCAGCGGATTGGACATTTTGTCTACAGGAACATTATTCGAGATAGTTGATCAGTTTGGGGCTTTATTTGGGCGCATCTCGATACATGCATGCGAGCAAACATCAGCATCGTTCACGATCACGCAACGGCCTCCTTGTCTACTACCCTGGCCGTTGAGGTAGTCGATGGTGGGCTCGCCGAGCGCGAAGGCGTCCCAGAACCCGTCGGCGAAGGTCTTGACGTTGAGCTTCTTGTACAGCGCCGGGCGGACGTCGTCCACCAGCTCCTAGGCGGGCTGCAGGTCCCTGTGCGGCTCCGGCTGGTAGAAGAGCGTGGCTGGTCACCACGCGGTGCGTCGGCGCCCTGAACACCGCGTTGCTCATGATCTCCATCTCGTCGCCGACGACCACCAGAAGGTCGTAGCCAAGCACGGGCACGTCGACCCACCGGCCGTCCTTGAGAACCTGGAGGCCGCCGACGTCGCTGTCGAGGAGGAGCGTCGTGATGACGGAGTTATTGGTGTGGGGCTTCAGCCCGTGCACGAGgtccgggcgcgggcgcgggcacggCGGGTAGTAGGTGAACCGTGCGTACGTCGCCACCTTCTCGCCGACGTGCCGGCCGACGAAGAAGTCCTCCCCGAAGCCCAGGGTCCGCGCCATGGCCCTGAGCACCTGCTTGGCCACCTGCTCGCTCCGCAGCGTGTACTCGTGCAGGAGGTTGCCGAGCGACGGCGGGTGGTCCGGCCAGAGTCTCAGCTGCCACGCGTCCTCCGGCTGGACCTGGAGGTACAGCCGGTCGCACCAGTCGAGGATCTGCTCGTCGGTGTCGACGCGGTCATGGAGGCGTATATGGTTCGATGAAGTATACGTAGATGGAGTATATCATTCTATTAGATCATCTAGGGTATATATATGACAAGTATGTATGTATACTTAGAatatatggttatacttattttatatgttattatcatagtattatataatatattaaaaaatatgtgctctttttaattttttttttcacatagtaaagatttagagtatcttaatattagtatgtcaatATACTCAAATTGATAAAGTATGTACACATACGCAACGTGATTTATTGATTATAGAAGTAATTACTCCCGAGAatatacactatatatatatatatatatatatatatatatatatatatatatatatatatatatatatatatatatatatatatatatatatatatatatatatatatatgtaatggcCGTGCTATGCATACGTACCGCGAAGAGCCCCCAGGACTGGAGCGCCGCCCGAAGCTTGGCGGCCTCATCTGTGTCGCCGGGCTCGGCCAGGCGGCGCACGTCCACGGTGGGGAATTCCAGCTCCGGCGCCGCGCCGCCACCGGTTGGACGGTCCTCCTCCCTGAGCGCGTACCGGCTCGGCGGCGCGGGTAGGCCGCCGGTGGCCAGCTCctgcacaagctgcccctgagcCTGATGCACCATGCTTTCTAGCTGCCGAGTGCCGGAACATCTAGCTGCTAAGTGCCGGTACGTACACTTGTGGTTAAGATATTTTCCTCACTCGATTCACTTGTGAGTTCTCCCCTGTTCAGTACACAGTGGCCAGAGACCAATTTATAGCAGGGAGCTCTCCTCTTGTCACTTATACGGGCCCGTGACGTTTGGAGCTGCTGCTAGATAGATGCGTCCAAAAAGGGTGAGTCATTGTGTTCGTCTTCCATTGAGATACTTCGAGCCTATCCATTTCTTGAGCTCTGATATTTTTCTTTAGTAaggaaagattttttttaaaaagacaaAAAAAGATTTTATTAAACTTTGAAGACAATTAGACCGAGTTGATACAACCATCCTAAAACTACTCCCAGTTTCTGTAAGCAAATGCACACTTCTAACAACAAAACTACGCGTGTGTATATCAAAGCTTCACAATTACGCGTCTCGACATTGATGGTTATATCACATATTATTGAAAGAAATATAGATGTGTTTGATCAGTGGGTATCCACTCTGCTAAGCATCCAAGGAATTGCTTGGTTATTATACGAGCATAAATTATGTTCTAATTTTTTTTGGGACATACACCTATAGATGAAAACATCAGTGTCAAAATGCAATACATACTATGGCCATCTTTAACAGGGCTTGGACTTCTCCAATAAGGGCTCGTTCGATTAGAACTTTTTCCTGGTAGGAATAGTTCCAGACGGAGAGCTAGCTAGACAAATTACATATGCATTCCTGGTAGGATTAGTTCCAGGACTT includes these proteins:
- the LOC136528983 gene encoding jasmonate-induced oxygenase 2-like; this translates as MVHQAQGQLVQELATGGLPAPPSRYALREEDRPTGGGAAPELEFPTVDVRRLAEPGDTDEAAKLRAALQSWGLFAILDWCDRLYLQVQPEDAWQLRLWPDHPPSLGNLLHEYTLRSEQVAKQVLRAMARTLGFGEDFFVGRHVGEKVATYARFTYYPPCPRPRPDLVHGLKPHTNNSVITTLLLDSDVGGLQVLKDGRWVDVPVLGYDLLVVVGDEMEIMSNAVFRAPTHRVVTSHALLPAGAAQGPAARLGAGGRRPPGAVQEAQRQDLRRRVLGRLRARRAHHRLPQRPG